CAGTGGTTCCTCTGGATCTTCGGCCATCGACGCGTACGCCTTCCACTCCGGCAACGGCAACAACCTGCCCGCCTATTTCAACGAGCGGATCGACGGCATCATCGATGCGCAGGCGGTCACCAGCGATCCGAAGGAACTGGCCCGGCTGGCGGGGGAGGGAGCACCGATCCTGTGGAACGACATGCCGACCCTGCCGCTGTACCGCCAGCAGCGCACCGTGCTGACCTCGAACAAGATGTACGCCGTGAGCAGCAATCCGACCCGGTGGGGCGCGGGCTGGAACATGGACCGCTGGAAGTTGTCCACATGAGCCAGGATGTCTCCCGGTTGGTCAAGAGCCTGATCCGGGAGGTCCCGGACTTCCCCGAACCCGGCGTGCAGTTCAAGGACCTGACCCCACTGCTGGCCGACGCCGAGGGCCTGGCGGCGGTGACCGACGCACTCGCGGCCACCGCGGCCGACGCCGATCTGGTGGCCGGCCTGGACGCGCGCGGTTTCCTGCTGGGTGCCGCCGTGGCGACCCGGCTCGGAATCGGTGTCCTGGCGGTACGCAAGGGCGGGAAGCTGCCGCCGCCGGTGCACAGTGTCACCTATCAGCTCGAATACGGCAGCGCGACGCTGGAGATCCCGGCCGACGGGATTGATATCGCCGGCCGCAACGTT
The window above is part of the Mycolicibacterium fortuitum subsp. fortuitum genome. Proteins encoded here:
- a CDS encoding adenine phosphoribosyltransferase; the encoded protein is MSQDVSRLVKSLIREVPDFPEPGVQFKDLTPLLADAEGLAAVTDALAATAADADLVAGLDARGFLLGAAVATRLGIGVLAVRKGGKLPPPVHSVTYQLEYGSATLEIPADGIDIAGRNVVIIDDVLATGGTLAAAMRLLEASGANVLSAGVVLELAALGGRDVVAPLRVSSLHTV